Below is a window of Streptomyces sp. ITFR-16 DNA.
CTCGGGCCGCATCCTGGTGGACGGCGAGGACATCGCCGGGGTCGATCCGGTGAAGCTGCGCCGCCGGATCGGCTATGTCATCCAGCAGGTGGGGCTCTTCCCGCACCGGACGGTCCTCGACAACACCGCGACGGTCCCGGCCCTGGTCGGCTGGAAGCGGTCGAAGGCGCGGGAGCGGGCGGCCGAGCTGCTCGATCTGGTGGGCCTGGACCCCGGGACGTACGGCTCCCGCTACCCCGCCCAGCTCTCCGGCGGCCAGCGCCAGCGGGTCGGGGTGGCCCGGGCGCTGGCGGCCGACCCGCCGGTGCTGCTGATGGACGAGCCGTTCGGCGCGGTGGACCCGGTGGTGCGCGAGCGGCTTCAGAACGAGTTTCTGAGCCTGCAGGCCGCGGTCCGCAAGACCGTGCTGATGGTCACCCATGACATCGAGGAGGCGGTGCGGATGGGCGACCGTATCGCGGTGTACGGGGAGGGGCGCATCGAGCAGTTCGACAGCCCGGGGGCGGTGCTGGGCTCCCCCGCGACCCCGTACGTGGCCCGGTTCGTCGGCGCCGACCGGGGGCTGAAGCGGCTGTCGGTCACCACGATCGAGCCGGACGACCTGGAGGAGCCGCCGGTCGCCCGGCTGGACGAGCCGGCCGGGGCGGCGGCGGCCCGGCTCGGGGCGGCGGGTTCGCGGTGGGCCGTGGTGCTCAACCGCGCGGGCGAGCTGCACGGCTGGGTGTCCGCCGACGCGCTCAGGATCGCCGGGGAGCACGGGACGGTGGGCGAGCTGGCCCGCCGGATGGACGCCTGGGTGCCGGTCGGCGCCCCGCTCAAGCAGGCGTTCAGCGAGATGCTCCAGCACGACGCCGGGTGGGTGGCGGTGCTGGACGGGGCCCGGTTCCTCGGGGTGCTGACGCCGGCGAAGCTCCATGAGGCGCTGCGGCGTTCGGTGGACGCGGACGCCCAGGGCGTGAGCCGGGACGAGGTGCAGTTCGACTCGGTGGCGGACGCCTGACGGAAGCCCGGGCCGCGCCCGTACGGAGTTCAGCCGCTCGCCGCGTAGCGCCAGAAGTCCCGCATCGTGGCCGGCGGGGTGGGTCCGGCCAGCTCCACCTGGCTGAGCATGATCGCGACCGTGCCGGTGGCCGGGACGAGGTGGGCCGTGGTGCCGGTACCGCCGACCCAGCCGTAGCGGCCGGGCACGTTCCACGGTTCGGCCTTCTCTACGTCCACCGATCCGCCGTACCCCCAGCCCTGCCCCTCCGTGAACAGCCCGCTGGCCTCGCGCTGAGCGGGGGTCAGCTGGTCGGTCGTCATCTGCCGCACCGACTCCGGCGTCAGCAGGCTGCGGCTGCCCACCGCACCCTCGTCGAGGAGCATCCGGGCGAAGGCGTACCAGTCGTCGACGGTGGAGACGAGGCCGCCGGCTCCGGACGGGAAGTCCGGCATGCTGCTCCACTGGCCGTCCGGGGCATCGACCTGCTCCAGCTCCCCGCCCGTACCGGCCCGGTAGTAGGTGGTGAACCGGTCGAGTTTCGCGGCGGGCACCTCGAAGCCGGTGTCGGTCATGCCGAGCGGGACGAAGAGCCGCTCGGCCAGGAACTCCGGCAGCGGCTGCCCCGTCACCCTGGCGACGAGCACACCGAGGATGTCGGAGCAGGTGTTGTACAGCCAGGCCTCCCCCGGCTGGTGCAGCAGCGGGATACGGGACAGCGCGGCCATCCAGGCTTCGGGGGCGGGGACGGCCTGCGGCTGCGGCGGGCCCTGCTTCAGCTCGCTGAACAGGGGCGCGACGGCGGGCAGCGAGAAGTCGGACGGGAAGCCGTACCCGGCGCGGAAGGTGAGCAGGTCGCCGACGGTGATGGGCCGGGCGGCCGGGACGACGTCGTCGACGGGGCTGGCGGGGGTGCGCACGACCATGGGCGAGGCCAGCTCGGGCAGCCACGGCGCGACCGGGTCCGCCAGGGCGATCCGCCCGTCCTCGACCAGCAGCATGACCGCGGCCGCCGTGACCGGTTTGGTGATCGAGGCGATCCGGAAGAGGGTGTCGCGGGCCATCGGCGTGTCCCCGCCGACGGCGGCGCTCCCGACCGCCTGCACCTCCACCCGGTTTCCCCGGGCCACCAGCCCCACGGCGCCCGG
It encodes the following:
- a CDS encoding betaine/proline/choline family ABC transporter ATP-binding protein; this encodes MIRFEQVGKVYPDGTTAVHELSFEVAEGELVTLVGPSGCGKTTTMMMVNRLIEPTSGRILVDGEDIAGVDPVKLRRRIGYVIQQVGLFPHRTVLDNTATVPALVGWKRSKARERAAELLDLVGLDPGTYGSRYPAQLSGGQRQRVGVARALAADPPVLLMDEPFGAVDPVVRERLQNEFLSLQAAVRKTVLMVTHDIEEAVRMGDRIAVYGEGRIEQFDSPGAVLGSPATPYVARFVGADRGLKRLSVTTIEPDDLEEPPVARLDEPAGAAAARLGAAGSRWAVVLNRAGELHGWVSADALRIAGEHGTVGELARRMDAWVPVGAPLKQAFSEMLQHDAGWVAVLDGARFLGVLTPAKLHEALRRSVDADAQGVSRDEVQFDSVADA
- a CDS encoding serine hydrolase domain-containing protein; protein product: MTTLREVLQEHVRDGSVPGAVGLVARGNRVEVQAVGSAAVGGDTPMARDTLFRIASITKPVTAAAVMLLVEDGRIALADPVAPWLPELASPMVVRTPASPVDDVVPAARPITVGDLLTFRAGYGFPSDFSLPAVAPLFSELKQGPPQPQAVPAPEAWMAALSRIPLLHQPGEAWLYNTCSDILGVLVARVTGQPLPEFLAERLFVPLGMTDTGFEVPAAKLDRFTTYYRAGTGGELEQVDAPDGQWSSMPDFPSGAGGLVSTVDDWYAFARMLLDEGAVGSRSLLTPESVRQMTTDQLTPAQREASGLFTEGQGWGYGGSVDVEKAEPWNVPGRYGWVGGTGTTAHLVPATGTVAIMLSQVELAGPTPPATMRDFWRYAASG